The following are encoded in a window of Novosphingobium sp. ZN18A2 genomic DNA:
- a CDS encoding DUF58 domain-containing protein, with amino-acid sequence MPALPAFRPSLRATVLIAGFAPVALLIGALAPAAWIVAPALGGALLLLVLLDAMFAGRLEDLRLIAPGDCDVGRETRISVLAELAGRYGTDAPVAAVGVDTRLNAEGSVAFPLAPDHGAWSGSAAVVPLRRGSGTIDRVWLKWTGPLGLATRTASRPVDGAIRVWPDISPVKSPALQIFLRDAQFGLIARRIRGEGTEFEAMADYEPGMDRRRIDWKASARHGRLFAKEFDTERNNQIVFAFDCGAAMCEPVDGLPRIDRAVTAALTTAYVALRAGDRVALFGFAARPGVATPFVSGSRHFHRLQSAASGLDYHAEEPNFTLALSDLSARLQRRSLIVLFSDFTDPTSAELMIESVGRLVDRHLVIFVVLADAELADIAGREPDGLQAVAMSVTASTLQRQRAIVLQRLRHLGVRVVEAPWQQVGTRLLDAYLSIKREGSIG; translated from the coding sequence ATGCCCGCCCTTCCCGCCTTCAGGCCCAGCTTGCGCGCGACGGTGCTGATTGCCGGTTTCGCGCCGGTCGCGCTGCTGATCGGAGCGCTGGCGCCCGCGGCGTGGATCGTCGCGCCCGCGCTGGGCGGAGCGTTGCTGCTGCTGGTCCTGCTGGATGCGATGTTCGCGGGCCGGCTGGAAGATTTGCGGCTGATCGCGCCCGGCGATTGCGACGTGGGGCGTGAAACGCGGATTTCCGTGCTGGCCGAACTGGCCGGACGTTATGGCACCGACGCCCCGGTCGCCGCGGTAGGTGTCGACACGCGGCTGAACGCGGAGGGAAGCGTCGCATTCCCGCTTGCCCCCGATCACGGCGCGTGGAGCGGCAGCGCGGCGGTGGTGCCCTTGCGGCGCGGCTCCGGGACGATAGACCGCGTATGGCTGAAATGGACCGGCCCGCTGGGCCTTGCCACGCGCACCGCCAGCCGACCGGTGGATGGTGCGATCCGCGTCTGGCCCGACATCTCTCCGGTCAAAAGCCCGGCGCTGCAAATCTTCCTGCGCGATGCGCAATTCGGCCTGATCGCCCGGCGCATCCGCGGCGAAGGCACAGAGTTCGAGGCCATGGCCGATTACGAACCGGGCATGGACCGCCGACGCATAGACTGGAAGGCATCCGCCCGGCACGGACGCCTTTTCGCCAAGGAATTCGATACAGAGCGCAACAACCAGATCGTGTTCGCGTTCGATTGCGGCGCGGCGATGTGCGAACCGGTGGACGGGCTGCCGCGCATAGACCGCGCGGTGACGGCGGCACTGACCACCGCCTATGTCGCCCTGCGCGCAGGGGACCGCGTGGCTCTGTTCGGCTTTGCCGCGCGGCCGGGCGTTGCAACGCCCTTCGTTTCTGGAAGCCGCCATTTCCACCGCCTGCAAAGCGCCGCTTCCGGGCTGGACTATCATGCCGAGGAGCCCAACTTCACGCTGGCGCTGTCCGACCTTTCGGCACGTTTGCAGCGGCGCAGCCTGATCGTGCTGTTTTCCGATTTCACCGATCCCACCAGCGCGGAACTGATGATCGAAAGCGTGGGCCGGCTGGTTGACCGGCACCTTGTCATCTTCGTGGTTCTTGCCGACGCGGAACTGGCCGATATCGCGGGGCGAGAGCCGGACGGCCTCCAGGCGGTCGCCATGTCGGTTACCGCCTCCACCCTCCAGCGCCAGCGCGCCATCGTGTTGCAACGCCTGCGCCACCTTGGCGTGCGCGTGGTGGAAGCGCCGTGGCAGCAGGTGGGTACGCGGCTGCTGGACGCCTATCTTTCGATCAAGCGCGAAGGAAGCATCGGGTGA
- a CDS encoding MoxR family ATPase, with protein MNEPQDSAAALDQVRALAQAIRAEVGKAVVGQADVLDHLLIALFASGHVLLEGPPGTAKTFLAQCFATALGLDFGRIQFTPDLMPGDILGSNLFNFQTSEFTLTRGPIFRELLLADEINRTPPKTQAALLEAMQERRVTLDGEIHPLPPRFMVVATQNPIESQGVYPLPEAQLDRFLFKLLVPYPDEAEEARIVTMYGEGKRAQSPAELGLAPVAGADAIAAASAAIASVTLSDSVTGYIVRLVRATRDNADLVVGASPRAAVLLAGAARARAALDGRDYVIPDDVKALAASVLRHRMLLSPAAEIEGKEVETIVADLVAETEAPR; from the coding sequence GTGAACGAACCGCAGGATTCCGCCGCCGCGCTGGACCAGGTGCGCGCGCTGGCACAGGCGATCCGCGCCGAAGTGGGCAAGGCCGTCGTAGGGCAGGCCGATGTACTCGATCACCTGCTGATCGCGCTTTTCGCATCGGGCCACGTTCTGCTGGAAGGGCCGCCCGGCACCGCCAAGACCTTCCTTGCCCAGTGCTTTGCCACAGCGCTGGGGCTGGACTTCGGGCGCATCCAGTTCACGCCCGACCTGATGCCGGGCGATATCCTGGGATCGAACCTGTTCAACTTCCAGACCAGCGAGTTCACGCTGACGCGCGGCCCGATCTTCCGCGAACTTCTGCTGGCGGACGAAATCAACCGCACCCCGCCCAAGACGCAGGCCGCCCTGCTGGAAGCCATGCAGGAACGCCGCGTGACGCTGGACGGTGAAATCCACCCGCTGCCGCCGCGCTTCATGGTGGTCGCCACGCAAAACCCGATCGAAAGCCAGGGCGTCTATCCCCTGCCCGAGGCGCAACTGGATCGCTTCCTGTTCAAGCTGCTGGTACCTTATCCCGACGAGGCGGAGGAAGCGCGGATCGTTACGATGTATGGCGAAGGCAAGCGCGCGCAGAGCCCCGCCGAACTGGGCCTTGCGCCCGTGGCGGGCGCCGATGCGATTGCCGCCGCTTCCGCCGCCATCGCATCGGTCACGCTGTCGGACAGCGTAACGGGCTATATCGTGCGGCTGGTGCGCGCGACGCGCGACAATGCGGACCTTGTTGTCGGCGCATCCCCGCGTGCCGCCGTGCTGCTGGCGGGCGCGGCGCGCGCACGGGCGGCACTTGACGGGCGCGACTATGTGATACCCGACGATGTGAAGGCACTGGCCGCATCGGTCCTTCGCCACCGCATGCTGCTCAGCCCCGCCGCCGAGATCGAGGGCAAGGAGGTGGAGACAATCGTCGCCGACCTTGTGGCTGAGACCGAAGCCCCAAGGTAA
- a CDS encoding DUF4350 domain-containing protein — translation MTANPAAFSRRAVIGLVLVGVLAFVALLYFMAEGTGGSGNNGGGHVAGKGLNGFAGLAAMIEAEGKDVRRIRNNRRLADNGLLVLTPPPDADGRELDRIVGRRRYIGSTLIVTPKWFAMKNNGEKAKRGWVTLAGAGAPTWRGFYDDITVTIGGPHNKAQTGWRTARASGPLPAETQVLSGEGRHLVPLVRAGDGRVLAAYVADRGYYPDLNAFAGIPRTTGGDDTNLYPVIFVFEPDLLDNWGLANEQTALMAQRLIAAAQDGAVQPVSFDLTLNGLGNSRNLLDLAFRPPFLAATICLLLAALAVGWRAFNRFGPPRPPARPIAAGKAALVTNSAGLIRRAGRIHLVAAPYADAARDRIAAALGLARGRNAGEIEAAIDRVQKARGIDGPSFSSAAAQMRAARTSQDVARRAAALHSIERALT, via the coding sequence ATGACCGCGAACCCCGCCGCGTTCAGCCGCCGTGCGGTGATCGGCCTTGTGCTTGTCGGCGTGCTCGCCTTCGTCGCGCTGCTCTATTTCATGGCGGAGGGCACGGGCGGCAGCGGCAATAACGGCGGCGGGCACGTGGCGGGCAAGGGGCTGAACGGCTTTGCCGGCCTTGCCGCGATGATAGAGGCCGAAGGCAAAGACGTGCGCCGCATCCGCAACAATCGCCGGCTGGCGGATAACGGCCTGCTGGTGCTGACCCCCCCGCCCGATGCCGACGGGCGGGAACTGGACCGGATCGTCGGACGAAGGCGCTATATCGGCTCTACCCTGATCGTCACGCCCAAGTGGTTCGCGATGAAGAACAACGGCGAGAAGGCGAAGCGCGGCTGGGTGACGCTGGCCGGCGCGGGCGCCCCGACATGGAGAGGCTTTTACGACGACATCACCGTTACGATCGGCGGCCCGCACAACAAGGCGCAAACGGGTTGGCGGACGGCCCGTGCCAGCGGTCCGCTGCCAGCAGAGACGCAGGTGCTTTCGGGCGAAGGCAGGCATCTTGTCCCGCTGGTTCGCGCAGGCGACGGACGCGTGCTGGCCGCCTATGTCGCGGACCGGGGATACTACCCCGACCTGAATGCCTTTGCCGGCATCCCCAGGACCACGGGGGGCGACGATACCAACCTTTATCCGGTGATTTTCGTTTTCGAGCCCGACCTGCTGGATAACTGGGGGCTGGCGAACGAGCAGACCGCGCTGATGGCGCAGCGCCTGATCGCCGCCGCGCAGGACGGCGCGGTGCAGCCCGTTTCCTTCGACCTGACGCTGAACGGCCTTGGCAACAGCCGCAACCTGCTTGACCTTGCGTTCCGGCCGCCCTTCCTTGCGGCGACGATCTGCCTGCTGCTGGCCGCGCTTGCGGTCGGCTGGCGGGCGTTCAACCGCTTCGGCCCGCCGCGCCCGCCGGCCCGGCCCATTGCAGCGGGCAAGGCTGCGCTCGTCACCAACAGCGCGGGGCTGATCCGCCGGGCCGGGCGCATCCACCTGGTCGCCGCCCCCTATGCCGATGCCGCGCGCGACAGGATCGCCGCCGCGCTGGGCCTTGCGCGCGGGCGCAACGCGGGCGAGATCGAGGCGGCGATAGACCGCGTGCAGAAGGCGCGCGGCATCGATGGCCCCAGCTTTTCCAGCGCCGCCGCGCAAATGCGCGCGGCGCGCACATCGCAGGACGTCGCGCGCCGCGCGGCCGCGCTCCATTCCATCGAAAGGGCACTTACGTGA
- a CDS encoding prephenate dehydratase has translation MHSFPAPALRLVEQMAAAAAADPSRTVSFQGAPGANSHRAAMEALPDSLPLPCFSFEDALEAVKDGRAGCAIIPIENSQHGRVADIHFLLPESGLSIVGEHFMEIHHALMASGPGPFKGAYSHPQALGQSRFFLRERGIVPMSYADTAGAAAYVAELGDPALAAIAPKIAAELYGLDVIADHVEDAADNMTRFVVLAKEPRDPATITGPAMTTFVFEVKNIPAALYKALGGFATNGVNMTKLESYQRGASFAATAFFADIVGAPGDPAVDRALEELAFHCKDLRILGTYPQERARP, from the coding sequence ATGCACAGTTTTCCGGCCCCGGCCCTGCGCCTTGTCGAACAAATGGCCGCCGCGGCAGCGGCCGATCCCTCACGCACGGTTTCGTTCCAGGGCGCGCCCGGCGCCAATTCGCACCGCGCGGCGATGGAAGCGCTGCCCGATTCCCTGCCCCTGCCGTGCTTTTCATTCGAGGATGCGCTGGAAGCGGTGAAGGACGGGCGAGCGGGCTGCGCGATCATCCCGATTGAAAATTCGCAGCACGGCCGCGTGGCCGATATCCATTTTCTGCTTCCCGAAAGCGGTCTTTCGATCGTGGGCGAGCACTTCATGGAAATCCACCACGCGCTGATGGCCAGCGGTCCGGGGCCGTTCAAGGGCGCCTACAGCCATCCGCAGGCGCTGGGCCAGTCGCGCTTTTTCCTGCGCGAACGCGGGATCGTGCCGATGAGCTATGCAGATACCGCCGGCGCGGCCGCCTATGTGGCCGAACTGGGCGACCCGGCGCTTGCGGCCATCGCGCCGAAGATCGCGGCGGAGCTTTACGGGCTGGACGTGATCGCCGACCACGTGGAGGATGCGGCCGACAACATGACGCGGTTCGTGGTGCTGGCGAAGGAGCCGCGCGATCCCGCCACGATCACCGGCCCGGCGATGACGACGTTCGTGTTCGAAGTGAAGAACATCCCCGCCGCGCTCTACAAGGCGCTGGGCGGGTTTGCGACCAACGGCGTGAACATGACGAAGCTGGAAAGCTACCAGCGGGGCGCAAGTTTCGCCGCGACGGCGTTCTTCGCCGATATCGTGGGCGCACCGGGCGATCCGGCGGTGGATCGCGCGCTGGAGGAACTCGCGTTCCACTGCAAGGACTTGCGGATACTGGGCACCTATCCGCAGGAACGCGCCCGGCCCTGA
- a CDS encoding RlmE family RNA methyltransferase, translating to MSRSGRNPGERLKTAKKRTASSARWLSRQLADPYVKQAKAEGYRSRAAYKLAELDERFGLLKGAKRVVDLGIAPGGWSQVVRQRAPQARIVGIDLLPTEPIEGVTIFEMDFMDDEAPAALEGALDGPPDLVLSDMAANTVGHKQTDHLRTMGLVETAVDFAITTLAPGGAFVAKVFAGGTDTALLNILKKNFTSVKHAKPPASRKGSSEWYVIAQGFKGC from the coding sequence ATGAGCCGGTCGGGACGCAATCCGGGGGAGCGGCTGAAGACCGCGAAGAAGCGCACCGCCTCTTCCGCGCGCTGGCTTTCGCGCCAGTTGGCAGACCCTTACGTGAAGCAGGCGAAGGCCGAAGGCTATCGCAGCCGCGCCGCCTACAAGCTGGCCGAACTGGATGAACGCTTCGGCCTGCTGAAAGGTGCGAAGCGCGTGGTGGACCTTGGCATCGCGCCCGGCGGATGGAGCCAGGTCGTGCGCCAGCGCGCGCCGCAGGCCAGGATCGTGGGGATAGACCTTCTGCCCACCGAACCGATCGAAGGCGTGACGATCTTCGAGATGGACTTCATGGACGATGAAGCCCCCGCCGCGCTGGAAGGCGCGCTGGACGGGCCGCCCGACCTTGTCCTGTCCGACATGGCGGCGAACACCGTGGGTCACAAGCAGACCGATCACCTGCGCACGATGGGGCTTGTGGAAACGGCGGTGGACTTCGCCATCACCACGCTGGCGCCCGGCGGCGCTTTCGTGGCCAAGGTCTTCGCGGGTGGGACGGACACCGCGCTGCTCAATATCCTGAAAAAGAACTTCACCAGCGTGAAGCACGCGAAGCCCCCCGCCAGCCGCAAGGGCAGTTCCGAATGGTACGTGATCGCGCAGGGCTTCAAGGGGTGCTGA
- a CDS encoding Ppx/GppA phosphatase family protein, which yields MAGTKDRPRKAKSSGKRDAPRGTGAGQNRNRTAPAGRAPAPENTIPAKGGGPTKIDIPAKTGASGQKPRHIPAHRGRQAYAAIDLGTNNCRLLIARPSGEHFVVIDAFSRVVRLGEGLAHTGRLSDAAMDRALGALRVCADKLRKRGVHLARSVATEACRRAANGDAFIQRVHRETGIRLDIITAQEEARLAVLGCHILLETGEGPAMIFDIGGGSTELVLVDSSETVPRILDWQSVPWGVVSLTESIGPIADSPDARATAYERMRRCVRDSFEAFEGRIAPLRARGVDQDNIRLLGTSGTVTTLASVHLGLPQYDRRAVDGLIVPSASMREISARLATLSPAERTGLPCIGRERADLVVAGCAILETILDLWPAARLGIADRGIREGILRSLMAAEGDAERSLAALRKSRQPPPEPADTGQARTRQGQERA from the coding sequence ATGGCAGGGACCAAGGATCGGCCCCGCAAGGCAAAGTCTTCCGGAAAGCGCGATGCACCCCGTGGAACCGGCGCCGGACAGAACAGGAACAGGACGGCCCCGGCCGGCCGCGCCCCTGCGCCGGAAAATACGATCCCCGCAAAAGGGGGCGGCCCCACGAAGATCGACATTCCGGCGAAAACCGGCGCTTCGGGCCAGAAGCCGCGGCACATACCCGCGCATCGCGGCCGACAGGCCTATGCCGCGATCGACCTTGGCACGAACAACTGCCGCCTGCTGATCGCGCGCCCATCGGGCGAACACTTCGTGGTGATCGACGCATTCAGCCGCGTGGTCCGGCTGGGCGAAGGACTGGCGCATACCGGGCGCCTGTCTGACGCGGCAATGGACCGCGCGCTGGGTGCGCTGCGCGTCTGTGCCGACAAGCTGCGCAAGCGCGGGGTGCACCTGGCCCGATCGGTGGCGACGGAAGCCTGCCGCCGGGCCGCCAACGGCGATGCCTTCATCCAGCGGGTTCACCGCGAAACGGGAATTCGGCTGGACATCATCACCGCACAGGAAGAAGCCCGGCTGGCCGTGCTGGGCTGCCACATCCTGCTGGAAACCGGCGAAGGCCCGGCGATGATCTTCGACATAGGCGGCGGATCGACCGAACTGGTTCTGGTCGACAGCAGTGAAACCGTGCCCCGCATCCTTGACTGGCAAAGCGTGCCCTGGGGCGTCGTTTCGCTGACCGAAAGCATCGGGCCGATTGCCGATTCGCCCGATGCGCGCGCCACTGCATACGAACGGATGCGCCGCTGCGTGCGCGATAGCTTCGAAGCTTTCGAAGGGAGGATCGCGCCCCTGCGTGCACGCGGCGTGGACCAGGACAACATCCGCCTGCTGGGAACCAGCGGAACGGTAACCACGCTGGCAAGCGTCCACCTGGGCCTGCCGCAATACGACCGGCGCGCTGTGGACGGCCTGATCGTGCCATCCGCATCAATGCGCGAAATCAGCGCGCGGCTTGCCACACTGTCTCCGGCAGAGCGAACCGGACTGCCCTGCATCGGCCGTGAGCGTGCCGACCTGGTGGTGGCGGGCTGCGCGATCCTTGAAACGATACTGGATCTCTGGCCCGCCGCGCGGCTGGGCATTGCCGACCGGGGCATTCGCGAAGGCATCCTGCGCAGCCTGATGGCGGCAGAAGGGGATGCCGAACGCAGTCTGGCCGCCCTGCGCAAATCAAGACAACCGCCCCCCGAACCGGCCGATACGGGGCAGGCCAGAACCAGACAGGGACAGGAACGCGCATGA
- a CDS encoding LOG family protein, with product MTEKELLNRKFYKAEQEAGFDESHAKTTPQTQSASYKLAFRDTEFLLREELRPVRFQLELLKPEMLLDEAGIGSTLVVYGSARIPAPEDVDAALASATTPERKAQVERLAAKAKYYAEARKLGKIASECAVVEKGMRQFVICSGGGPSIMEAANRGAADAGAESVGLNIVLPHEQAPNTFVTPRLSFQFHYFALRKMHFLLRARAVAVFPGGFGTLDEFLELLTLIQTGKMQPIPILLFGKEYWSRVIDFGFMADEGVINHKDLELFHWVETADEAWKIVTDFYDVDCD from the coding sequence ATGACCGAAAAGGAACTCCTCAACCGCAAGTTCTACAAGGCCGAACAGGAAGCCGGCTTCGACGAATCCCACGCCAAGACGACGCCGCAGACACAAAGCGCGTCATACAAGCTGGCCTTCCGCGATACCGAGTTCCTGCTGCGCGAAGAACTGCGCCCCGTTCGCTTCCAGCTTGAACTGCTAAAGCCGGAAATGCTGCTGGACGAGGCGGGCATCGGCTCCACGCTCGTCGTTTATGGGTCCGCCCGCATCCCCGCGCCCGAAGACGTGGACGCCGCGCTGGCAAGCGCGACCACGCCCGAACGCAAGGCGCAGGTGGAACGCCTGGCCGCCAAGGCGAAATACTATGCCGAAGCGCGCAAGCTGGGGAAGATCGCCAGCGAATGCGCGGTGGTGGAAAAGGGCATGCGCCAGTTCGTGATCTGCTCGGGCGGGGGGCCTTCGATCATGGAGGCTGCGAACCGTGGCGCCGCTGACGCGGGGGCCGAATCGGTTGGCCTCAATATCGTTCTTCCGCACGAACAGGCGCCGAATACCTTCGTGACGCCGCGCCTTTCTTTCCAGTTCCACTATTTCGCGCTCAGGAAAATGCACTTCCTGCTGCGCGCCCGCGCGGTGGCTGTGTTCCCCGGCGGCTTTGGCACGCTCGACGAATTCCTTGAGCTGCTGACGCTGATCCAGACGGGCAAGATGCAGCCGATCCCGATTCTTCTGTTCGGCAAGGAATACTGGAGCCGCGTGATCGATTTCGGGTTCATGGCCGACGAAGGGGTTATCAACCACAAGGATCTAGAGCTGTTCCATTGGGTCGAGACGGCGGACGAGGCCTGGAAGATCGTCACCGATTTCTACGACGTGGATTGCGACTGA
- the thiD gene encoding bifunctional hydroxymethylpyrimidine kinase/phosphomethylpyrimidine kinase has product MAIPRILVIAGSDSGGGAGIQADIKTVTMLGGHAMTAITAITAQNTLGVTAVEALSPEMVVAQVDACVSDIGVDAVKIGMLGSAAIAEAVADRLTDIGVPVVFDPVMVSTSGSALADGATVAAFERLMALATLTTPNLPELAALGGLDAVRPKCANLLVKGGHADGDEIADVLHTPCGNRTFRSPRIDTVHTHGTGCTLASAIATGLGEGLPVDLAVEQGIAFVQQAIAHAPKIGRGNGPLGHAMGRVPFYDTLAALDADGRCAADFAAKWSA; this is encoded by the coding sequence ATGGCCATACCTCGCATCCTTGTGATCGCCGGATCGGATTCGGGCGGCGGCGCGGGCATCCAGGCGGATATCAAGACCGTCACCATGCTGGGCGGCCATGCTATGACGGCCATTACCGCGATCACCGCTCAGAACACGCTGGGCGTCACCGCGGTTGAAGCGCTGTCACCCGAAATGGTTGTCGCACAAGTCGATGCCTGCGTTTCGGACATCGGCGTGGACGCCGTGAAGATCGGCATGCTCGGCTCGGCCGCGATTGCCGAAGCCGTCGCCGACCGGCTGACGGACATCGGCGTGCCGGTGGTGTTCGACCCGGTGATGGTTTCCACCAGCGGCAGCGCACTGGCAGACGGGGCGACGGTTGCCGCCTTCGAGCGGCTGATGGCGCTGGCCACGCTAACGACGCCGAACCTGCCGGAGCTCGCCGCGCTGGGCGGGCTGGACGCGGTGCGCCCGAAGTGCGCGAACCTGCTGGTGAAAGGCGGCCACGCCGACGGGGACGAGATTGCGGACGTGCTCCACACCCCCTGCGGCAACCGGACCTTCCGCTCTCCGCGTATCGATACCGTCCACACCCACGGCACCGGCTGCACGCTGGCAAGCGCGATTGCCACCGGGCTGGGCGAAGGACTGCCCGTGGACCTGGCGGTTGAACAGGGCATCGCCTTCGTGCAGCAGGCAATTGCCCATGCGCCGAAGATTGGCCGGGGCAACGGCCCGCTGGGGCACGCGATGGGCCGCGTGCCGTTCTACGATACGCTTGCCGCCTTGGATGCGGACGGCCGGTGCGCGGCGGACTTCGCCGCGAAGTGGAGCGCCTGA
- a CDS encoding DUF1272 domain-containing protein — MLEMRPDCERCGTDLPAQAPGAFICSFECTFCAECAEALDDRCPNCGGELMDRPTRSKALLERHPASTTRKYGG; from the coding sequence ATGCTTGAAATGCGGCCCGATTGCGAACGCTGCGGAACGGACCTGCCCGCGCAGGCGCCAGGCGCGTTTATCTGTTCGTTCGAATGCACGTTCTGCGCCGAATGCGCGGAGGCGCTGGACGACCGCTGCCCCAACTGCGGCGGCGAGCTGATGGACCGGCCCACACGCAGCAAGGCGCTGCTGGAACGCCATCCGGCATCCACCACGCGCAAGTACGGGGGCTGA
- the glmM gene encoding phosphoglucosamine mutase, translating into MTRKFFGTDGIRGRTNAGVITAATAMKVGQAAGAYFQRGDHRHRVVIGKDTRLSGYMMENAMTAGFTSVGMDVVLLGPMPTPAVAMLTRSMRADLGVMISASHNPFEDNGIKLFGPDGFKLSDEAELAIEAMLGRELELADAGEVGRARRIEDARGRYIHAVKASLPDAVRLDGLRIVVDCANGAAYHVTPSAFWELGADVIAIGVEPDGKNINAGVGSTHLDAIKAKVSEVRADIGIALDGDADRLIVVDEKGKTVDGDQIMALIGSQLAARGTLRGGGVVATVMSNLGLERFLGGQGLDLVRTAVGDRYVLEKMRAGGFNVGGEQSGHMILADHATTGDGTIAALQVLAALVTSGKPASELLHQFDPVPQLLKNVRFSGGKPLDDAKVKQAIADAEADLSGKGRLVIRPSGTEPVIRVMAEGDDEGQVHRVVESICEAVRKAA; encoded by the coding sequence ATGACGCGTAAGTTCTTCGGCACGGACGGAATCCGCGGGCGCACCAATGCCGGCGTGATTACCGCGGCGACGGCGATGAAGGTAGGCCAGGCGGCCGGCGCCTATTTCCAGCGGGGAGACCACCGCCACCGCGTGGTGATCGGCAAGGACACGCGCCTTTCCGGTTACATGATGGAAAACGCCATGACGGCGGGCTTCACCAGCGTGGGGATGGACGTTGTGCTGCTTGGCCCGATGCCCACGCCCGCCGTGGCGATGCTGACCCGGTCCATGCGCGCGGACCTTGGAGTGATGATCTCTGCCAGCCACAATCCGTTCGAGGACAACGGCATCAAGTTGTTCGGCCCCGACGGGTTCAAGCTTTCGGACGAGGCGGAGCTGGCGATCGAGGCGATGCTGGGCCGCGAGCTTGAGCTTGCCGACGCGGGCGAAGTGGGACGCGCCCGCCGGATAGAGGACGCGCGCGGACGCTATATCCACGCGGTGAAGGCATCGCTGCCCGATGCGGTGCGGCTGGACGGGCTGCGCATCGTGGTCGATTGCGCGAACGGCGCGGCCTATCACGTCACGCCGTCGGCCTTCTGGGAACTGGGCGCGGACGTTATCGCAATCGGCGTAGAGCCCGACGGCAAGAACATCAACGCGGGCGTCGGCTCCACCCATCTTGACGCGATCAAGGCCAAGGTGAGCGAAGTGCGCGCCGATATCGGCATCGCGCTGGATGGCGATGCCGACCGGCTGATCGTGGTCGATGAAAAGGGCAAGACGGTCGATGGCGACCAGATCATGGCGCTGATCGGCAGCCAGCTGGCCGCGCGCGGCACCTTGCGCGGCGGCGGCGTGGTGGCAACGGTGATGTCGAACCTGGGGCTCGAACGGTTTCTGGGCGGCCAGGGCCTCGATCTTGTCCGGACGGCAGTGGGCGACCGTTACGTTCTGGAAAAGATGCGCGCGGGCGGCTTCAACGTGGGGGGCGAGCAGTCGGGCCACATGATCCTGGCCGATCATGCGACCACGGGCGACGGCACGATCGCCGCACTTCAGGTGCTGGCCGCGCTTGTCACCTCGGGCAAGCCGGCCAGCGAATTGCTGCACCAGTTCGACCCGGTGCCCCAGCTTTTGAAGAACGTGCGCTTTTCGGGCGGAAAGCCGCTGGACGATGCCAAGGTGAAGCAGGCGATAGCCGATGCCGAAGCCGACCTGTCAGGCAAGGGTCGCCTTGTCATCCGCCCCTCCGGCACCGAACCGGTGATCCGCGTGATGGCCGAAGGCGACGACGAGGGGCAGGTGCACCGCGTGGTGGAATCGATCTGCGAAGCGGTGCGCAAGGCGGCGTGA